TGAGCTATTTAGAAAGTCACACTTACCTCGCCAAAGGCTTATCTCAGGAGCGAAGCGATATCTGATAGCTCTTCAAGCAGATAGAAATAAGATAGCACTGCAGATATCTGACGAAGCCTATCTTCCCCTATCTCGCCGCAGGCATATCTCGCGAAGCTTATCTTTCTCTTTCTGTCAACCTCCTTCAATCTTTTATTTTCTATACTCAAATATAAAACTTTTGTTTAAATTATAAACATTAAAATGTCAATATAATTAACAAAAGAATGGAAGCGAAGAGAAGTATCGTACACATGGATTTGGACTCCTATTTTGTGTCGGTAGAGCGGTTATTTGACAGCCGACTCAACGGAAAACCTATCCTAATCGGAGGCTCGGGAGATCGTGGCGTAGTGGCTTCCTGCAGCTATGAGGCGAGGAAGTTTGGGGTGCACTCAGCCATGCCCATGCGCACAGCCCGGCAACTTTGCCCCGAGGCATTGATCATTCGGGGAGATTTTGAAAAGTATAGCCAAAAATCCCACGAGGTTACCGAGATCATTCGGGAGGAAGTTCCCCTATTTGAAAAATCCTCCATCGACGAGTTCTACATCGACCTAACGGGAATGGATCGCTTTTTCGGTTGCTTCAAGCTTTCGCAGCAGATCCGACAGCGTATCATGAAGGAAACAGGATTACCCATTTCTCTAGGGCTTTCAGAAAACAAAACTGTCTCCAAAGTCGCTACCGGAGAGGCCAAACCCAACAATGAAAAGCAGATTCTATTCGGAGAGGAAAAGCCTTTTCTAGCCCCTCTTTCCGTACGGAAAATCCCCATGATCGGAGAAAAAACATCGCAAACCCTTTACAACATGGGAGTCAAAAAGGTGCAGACATTGCAGCAAATGCCCGCCGAACTCC
Above is a window of Algoriphagus machipongonensis DNA encoding:
- the dinB gene encoding DNA polymerase IV — translated: MEAKRSIVHMDLDSYFVSVERLFDSRLNGKPILIGGSGDRGVVASCSYEARKFGVHSAMPMRTARQLCPEALIIRGDFEKYSQKSHEVTEIIREEVPLFEKSSIDEFYIDLTGMDRFFGCFKLSQQIRQRIMKETGLPISLGLSENKTVSKVATGEAKPNNEKQILFGEEKPFLAPLSVRKIPMIGEKTSQTLYNMGVKKVQTLQQMPAELLQATFGKNGNMIWEKANGIDRSPVTPYSEAKSISTENTFEQDTIDVKMLEATLVAMCEQLTGKLRQNLQLTACVSVKIRYSDFDTHTVQQRIPYTSADHTLIPLVKELFRKLYNRRVLIRLIGVRFSSLVYGNYQIKLFEDTQEQINLYQAMDKINGKFGEKTICRAVGMSVGRRRFNPFNGVTV